One genomic segment of Fusibacter sp. A1 includes these proteins:
- a CDS encoding ABC transporter permease, whose translation MKVSSTSKTNKNTSFFEAMVILSVWLGLWTIVSGQISIFYLPSPYETGLVLLDLLLTPTTYLIVATSLLRVLVGLFFAFVLGLLTGLLSGRFSLFNKFMQPMVVSIKSTPVVSFIMLALLYLDGPVVPSFCGMLLCYPIIYSNVLEGYSNVDKELINMSKVYRVSFKDQLSSLYLPSMAPYIISGTLTSIGIAWKGTIAAEVLSVLRNSIGLQIYNSKIYIEIPSVFAWTIIIIVCSLFIERTTRKLIAKNKYYEQFKVI comes from the coding sequence ATGAAAGTTTCTTCTACAAGCAAAACCAATAAGAATACCAGTTTTTTTGAAGCCATGGTCATACTATCGGTATGGCTTGGACTTTGGACGATAGTCTCAGGGCAGATAAGCATTTTTTATCTGCCTTCTCCATATGAGACCGGTCTTGTGCTGCTTGACTTGCTGCTTACTCCCACCACCTATCTGATTGTGGCTACCAGCCTTTTAAGAGTGCTTGTCGGACTCTTTTTCGCATTCGTGCTTGGACTTTTGACGGGGCTTCTGTCCGGTCGTTTTAGCCTCTTCAATAAATTCATGCAGCCCATGGTCGTTTCAATCAAATCCACCCCGGTGGTATCCTTTATCATGCTCGCACTTCTTTATCTTGATGGACCGGTCGTGCCCAGTTTTTGTGGTATGCTCCTTTGTTATCCGATTATCTATAGCAACGTGCTGGAAGGATACTCTAATGTGGATAAGGAGCTGATCAACATGTCCAAGGTCTATCGGGTTTCCTTTAAGGATCAACTGTCCTCACTCTATCTGCCGAGCATGGCGCCCTATATCATCTCGGGAACCTTGACATCCATCGGTATCGCGTGGAAGGGAACTATCGCCGCAGAAGTACTAAGTGTGCTGAGAAACTCTATCGGACTTCAAATCTACAACAGTAAGATCTACATAGAAATTCCTTCAGTTTTCGCGTGGACCATCATCATCATCGTCTGCAGCCTGTTCATCGAAAGAACGACCAGAAAACTGATAGCAAAGAACAAATACTACGAACAGTTCAAGGTGATATGA
- a CDS encoding ABC transporter ATP-binding protein → MIRLNKISKNFGSLVILRDFSIDFHSNEVTCLLGPSGCGKSTILKMLSSLDHHYQGTIEGLKDQAVSFVFQEPRLIPWLSVKENLTYVLNGKLPADTIDSYVMGILNRVGLSEFKDAYPNALSGGMKQRVSLARAFATPHDLLLLDEPFQGLDLALKEQLMTLLEDLLSTEQKTVIMVTHDLYEAERLANRIIYLGKQPLKILKDSTTGSYL, encoded by the coding sequence ATGATACGGCTTAATAAGATTTCTAAAAATTTCGGATCACTTGTGATCCTTAGGGACTTCAGTATCGATTTTCACTCGAATGAGGTTACTTGCCTGCTTGGACCTTCAGGATGTGGAAAATCGACCATACTCAAAATGTTATCTTCACTGGACCACCATTATCAGGGGACGATCGAGGGACTTAAAGATCAGGCGGTCTCCTTTGTATTCCAGGAGCCCAGGCTTATACCATGGCTAAGCGTCAAAGAAAATCTGACCTATGTCCTAAACGGCAAACTGCCTGCTGATACCATCGATTCCTATGTGATGGGTATTTTAAACAGGGTGGGTCTAAGCGAGTTTAAAGATGCTTATCCAAATGCTTTAAGCGGCGGAATGAAACAGCGCGTCTCCCTGGCGAGGGCCTTTGCCACACCACATGACTTGTTGCTTTTGGACGAGCCTTTCCAAGGACTCGATCTTGCGCTTAAAGAGCAATTGATGACGCTTTTGGAAGATTTACTCAGTACGGAACAAAAGACGGTGATCATGGTCACACACGACCTCTACGAAGCTGAACGGCTTGCAAATAGGATCATCTACCTTGGTAAACAACCGCTAAAAATTCTTAAGGATTCTACCACCGGGAGTTATTTATGA